AGCCCGTGGCGCATCCGCCCAGCAGCAAGGTGGTCGTGGCAAAGGCAGTCGTCAGGATCTTTCGCATTCCGGCTCTCCGCTTGAAACGCCTGCTTCGGCAAAGCCGCTGCGGCATGACGGTATTACGGCCGAGCTAAGGCATTGTTCCTTTGCGGGAATTCACCGCGGCGACAGATGCGCGTCGGCGATAGCCACAGCCAGCGCATCTGCAGCGTCCGCTCCGGCGACCTGTACGCCGGGAAGCAGGACCTTCAGCATCGCTTGGACCTGGCGCTTGTCCGCTGCGCCGGTTCCGACGACCGATTTCTTCACCAGCCGCGCGGAATGCTCGTTCACCCTCAGCCCGCCAGCACCGCAGGCCGCCAGCACCGCGCCGCGCGCCTGCGCCAGCTTTATGGTCGACTGCGCGTTCTTGTTGGCGAAAATCTCCTCCGCCGCCGCGCGGTCGGGGCGATGCGCAGCGACGACCGCAGCGATGGCGGAGTAAAGCTGGTCGAGCCGATCCGCCATGGGCGATTTCGGCGCGGTGGGCACCTGACCATTCGCGATATGCGCGATGCGGCTTCCCTCGATGCGGATAACGCCCCAGCCCGTGCAGCTGAGCGACGGGTCGAGGCCGAGGACGATCACGCGTCCAGCTTGGCCATCACCTCGTCAGAGATTTCGTAATTGCCCCACACGGTCTGGACGTCGTCGTCATCGTCCAGCGTGTCGATCAGCTTCAGCAGCGTGCCGGCGCCCTTCTCGTCCATGTCGACGGTCAGGTTCGGTTTCCATGCAAGCTTGACTTCCTTCGCCTCGCCCAGCGACTTTTCCAGGTCGCTCGACACCTGGTGCAGGTCTTCTGCCGCCGTCCAGATCTCGTGGCCGTCTTCGCTGGAGGAAATGTCTTCCGCCCCGGCTTCCATGGCAGCTTCCAGGATCTTCTCCTCGTCGCCTGCCTCGGGCCCGTATTCGATATAGCCCAGCCGTTCGAAGCCGTGGGCAACGCTGCCCTCGGTCCCCAGATTGCCGCCATTCTTGCTGAAGGCGGTGCGCACGGCCGTGGCGGTGCGGTTGCGGTTGTCGGTCAGCGCCTCGACGATGATGGCACTACCGCCGGGGCCGTAGCCTTCGTAGCGCACTTCCTCGTAATTCTCGCCATCCGCCGCGCTCGCCTTGTCGATCGCGCGCTGGATGTTGTCCTTGGGCATGGACTGCGCCTTGGCCGTATTGATCGCCAGGCGCAGACGCGGATTCATGTCCGGATCGGGCGTGCCCATTTTCGCCGCGACCGTAATTTCGCGCGAAAGCTTGGAAAACAGGTTGGAGCGTTTCTTGTCCTGCGCACCCTTGCGGTGCATGATGTTCTTGAATTTGGAATGGCCTGCCATGGGTCGCGTGCACCGATTGTAAGTGGATGAATCTGTAAGAGGTGCGCATAGCCCCATGACCCCGTCTCCCTCAACCCTTCCCTCGCCGGAGCGCGACGACATTTCGCCTGCCTCGACCGGCCTAAGGCCGCCGCTTGCCGCTTTCCTGCGCAGGCCAGTCCTGCCGGAACGCGCAACGGGGATCGGCGTGGAAGGTTTTCTCGGCGTCCTGCGCCTTTACGTAATTGATTTCGCGGCGATGAGCCTGCTCGGCATCCTGGCCATGGCAGCGCTTGCCGCAGGGTTCGAATTCCCGTCGAACTCGCTGAACGAGATCGCGCTGACGCCGATGGTGATTGCCGCCATCGTGCTGGGCGCGCCCCTGCTGGAGGAAACCGCCTTTCGCAGCTGGCTCTCGGGCAGGCCCGGCCACTGGCTCGTACTCGGCGTTTTGGCGGCGGGGTTTTTCCTGCTGACCCAGACCGACATCTCCCGGTCCGACGCGCCCGTGAACGTCAAGGCGATCGGCGGCGCGCTTCTTACCGGAGCGGGTGCGGTCGCGGCGCTCTACACCTTGCGTGGAAGAGCGCCCTTCCGCTGGTTTGCCGCTGCATTCCCGGTCGTCTTCTGGCTCGTGACACTGGCTTTCGCGCTGGTCCACCTGGCCAATTACACCGACGGGACCCTGCTGATCCTGCTGCCGCTGGTAATCCCGCAATTCATTGCCGGGGCGCTGTTCGGCTATGCCCGCGTCCATTACGGGCTGTGGGCAGCGATGCTGCTGCACGCCATGCACAACGGCACGGCGGTCGCGCTGGTTCTGGTGCTTGGCGAGATGCTGCCGGGCGCCGGTTGAGCGCGCCCGGCAAGCCTGATCAGGAAAGCTTCACCGCCGTACCGCTGGCCGACACCATGAGCATGGAGCCGGTATCGCCGATCACCTCGTAATCGAGATCGACGCCGACCACGGCATTGCCGCCCAGCGCCCCGCATTTCGCCTGCAATTCGTCGATCGCCTGCTGGCGGGCATCGCGCAGGATCCGTTCGTAGCTGCCCGAACGCCC
This is a stretch of genomic DNA from Erythrobacteraceae bacterium WH01K. It encodes these proteins:
- a CDS encoding heavy metal-binding domain-containing protein translates to MAGPWSDARGIIVTTTPTIEGRPIEAYLGILTGEVIVGANLFRDLFANIRDIVGGRSGSYERILRDARQQAIDELQAKCGALGGNAVVGVDLDYEVIGDTGSMLMVSASGTAVKLS
- a CDS encoding CPBP family glutamic-type intramembrane protease is translated as MTPSPSTLPSPERDDISPASTGLRPPLAAFLRRPVLPERATGIGVEGFLGVLRLYVIDFAAMSLLGILAMAALAAGFEFPSNSLNEIALTPMVIAAIVLGAPLLEETAFRSWLSGRPGHWLVLGVLAAGFFLLTQTDISRSDAPVNVKAIGGALLTGAGAVAALYTLRGRAPFRWFAAAFPVVFWLVTLAFALVHLANYTDGTLLILLPLVIPQFIAGALFGYARVHYGLWAAMLLHAMHNGTAVALVLVLGEMLPGAG
- a CDS encoding YebC/PmpR family DNA-binding transcriptional regulator; the protein is MAGHSKFKNIMHRKGAQDKKRSNLFSKLSREITVAAKMGTPDPDMNPRLRLAINTAKAQSMPKDNIQRAIDKASAADGENYEEVRYEGYGPGGSAIIVEALTDNRNRTATAVRTAFSKNGGNLGTEGSVAHGFERLGYIEYGPEAGDEEKILEAAMEAGAEDISSSEDGHEIWTAAEDLHQVSSDLEKSLGEAKEVKLAWKPNLTVDMDEKGAGTLLKLIDTLDDDDDVQTVWGNYEISDEVMAKLDA
- the ruvC gene encoding crossover junction endodeoxyribonuclease RuvC, with product MIVLGLDPSLSCTGWGVIRIEGSRIAHIANGQVPTAPKSPMADRLDQLYSAIAAVVAAHRPDRAAAEEIFANKNAQSTIKLAQARGAVLAACGAGGLRVNEHSARLVKKSVVGTGAADKRQVQAMLKVLLPGVQVAGADAADALAVAIADAHLSPR